The Microlunatus antarcticus DNA segment TACGCCGGCGAAGTCCTGCCGCCGCTGGAGCATGCGCCGGAGCTCGTCAACGACACGGGTCGCCTCCGCGGTGACCTCGTCCTGGGAGGCTCCGACGACCTGGATGTCGACGTACGGCGCGGTGAAGAGCGGGCGGAACTGCGATCCCTGGTTGGGCAGGCGTACCTGGGTGCCGCTCCTCACGCCCTCTCCGTAGAGAGTGGTGTCGGAGGACGAGGTGAGCAACGGCTTGTGCGTGCCGTTCCAGTCGCTGACCAGCAGGCTCGCCATCGGTGCCAGCGTGAAGGGCTGCGAGGCGATGGTGTTCGGGTAGTAGGTGACGGTCGGTGCCACCAGCACGAGCTGCACCTCGCTGTAGTAGACGCCGGGTTGGTCGTAGGCCACGTACGTCCCGCCCAGGGTCAGGGCGAGGCCGAGCAGCACGACGTACCAGCGTCGTACGCAGACGCGCAGCAGAACCAGCAGTGGCATCCCCGGAGCCCCTTCCCCCCGGAGATGTTCCCACGACGTCGCCGGCCGCGCTCGGCTTCGCACCAGGACGACGCCGGCAGGGGCGGAGGGAATTGCGACGAACTCAGCGGCCCCAGCCCGATCGCCCTAGGATCGTCCCGGGCGCCGGCGACGGTGCTCGGGGCGCGGGGACCATGCAGCAGCCCGCGACGACGGAACGGGCAGCGTTGTCCCGATGCCGCGTCGCAGGGGAGCGCGCACGGGCGCCTCCGGGGGTGCGACGGGGTCAGCGGGTGGCCTCAGGGGGAAGGCACGAGCTTGAGGTTCCAAGACATCCTGCTGGCGGTATGGCGCCGGTGGTACCTCGCTGTGGCCACCATCGTGCTCGCCGTCGCGGGGACCCTGCTCACGGTGAGCCTGGTGGGTCCGACGTACGAGGCCCAGGGAGCGGTCCTCCTCATTCCCCCCGGGACGACGCTCGACCAGCGTCCCGGTGCCGCTGCGGCATCCGGCAACCCCTATCTGGAGCTGGGCTCCCTCAGCCAGGCGCGTGACATCGTCATCCGCGCGGTCAGCGCCAAGTCGACCTACCTCGAGATCTGCCAGAGCGTCGGTGACGCCCGTTACGAGTCGATGCGTCGCGACCTGTGCCGCCCTCATCCCAGCATCAGCTTCGAGGTCACCGAGGACTTCGAGAGCACGGCTCCGGTCATCCTGGTGACCGCGGAAGCCGGGTCGGCCGAGAACGCCGTGACGACCCTGACGACGGTGATGGGACGGGTGCCGACCTCCCTGAGCGAGCTGCAGGGCGGGCTGAACCTCCGAGCCAGGGCAGCCATCACCTCCACCCCGATCGTCACCGACACCCTCCCCGACGTGCAGCACAAGGACCAGATCCGGGCCGGGGTCCTGGTGGGTGGCGGCGTGCTGGCTCTGGGCGCACTGGTGATCGGGCTGGTCGACGGGCTGTTCCCGCGGCGGCGTCGCCCGGCCCCGGACGACCTCGACCCCGACGACGCGGTCGAGGCGGATGCGTCCACGCCCGAGGCCGACGAGGTCACCGACGCCCCGTCCAGCGCTGAGCCGTCGACCCCTGTCACCCGCAGGCCGGGTCAGCGACCCTCCGGACCTGCCCGCCCGGCGAAGCCGACCAAACGGCCTCCTCCTGTCCCGGACTGGGGCACCCCCACCGACCAGGAGCTGGCGGGCGTGGGCGGGGACTCGGCCACCCCCCGCTGGGAGTGAGCCTGGTGTCGCAGACGCTCGGGCGGGAGCGGAGCCCCCTTGCCCTGCGGAGCCGTCCGTGGTTCTTCGCCCGGTGGGACGGTGTGACCGTCCTGACGGTCTACCTCGTGCTGCTGCTCGGGGTCCCGTCGGTCATGGTCCTCGCCCCCCTGGGCAGCGCCGGCTCGCCCTCCACGGTCGTCGCCGTCGGCCTGTTCCTGCTCTGGGCGTGGTTCCAGCTGCACCGGTCCTGGCGACGGCCGGGGGCCGACCCTCACGTGCGTCGGGCGACGCTGCTCTGGTTGCTCGTCATGGTCGCGGTCTACGCGCACGCCATGGCGGGTCCGCTCTCGCCCGACGAGGTCAGCCCGGCCGACTTCGGCATGCTGAAGCTCATCGGCTTCTGCGGCGTCCTGCTCGTGACCACCGACGGCATCCACGACCGTGCTCGGTTGCGGGTCTTCACCTCCCGGCTGGTGGTCGCGATCGGGCTCGTCGCCGTCCTCGGGCTGGTGCAGTTCCTGACCCGCGAGATGCTCATCGACCGGCTGCACATCCCGGGGCTCGCCTCGATCCCGCCCACCGAGCTCACCATGCGCAACGGGCTGCCGCGGCCCAACGGGACGTCGACCCACCCGATCGAGTACGGGGTGGTGCTCTCGATCGGCCTTCCGCTGGCGGTCGTGCACGCGCTCTGGGCGCCGAACCGTCGCTGGGTGTACCGCGGGCTGCTCGCCGTGATCGCGCTGGACGTGTTCCTGTCGAGCTCGCGCTCCGCCCTGGTCTGCACCGTGCTGTCGTTGCTGGTGCTCGCGGCCAGCTGGCCGGCGGCGCTCCGGCTCAAGGCGATCGTCGTGGCGGCCTTCGCCTCGGTCGCCGTCTACGTCGCGGTCCCCGGCTCGCTCGGCGCCACGACCCGCCTCTTCACGGGCGCCGGGAACGACTCCAGCATCGCGTCGCGCACCGGCAGCTACGACCTGGCCGGCGCCTTCTTCAGCCACAGCCCCTGGTTGGGGCGGGGTTTCGGCACGTTCCTGCCCAAGTACTGGATCTTCGACAACGCCTACCTGGGCCTGCTGGTGGAGGGTGGTCTGCTCGGACTCGTCGGGCTGGTGGCCCTCACCCTCGTCGCGTGCAGGGCGGCACTCACGGCGGCACGTGCGCTGCCCGGCGAGCTCGACCGGCAGCTGGCGTACGCCGTTCTCGCCTCCATCGTGAGCGGCGCGGCCGGCCTCGCCTTCTTCGACAGCTTCGGCTTCCCCCAGTCGGCCGGTTGCTTCTTCCTCGTGCTCGGCCTCGCCGGGGCGCTCCGGCGCCTGGCGGCGACCTCCCCGGCTGCGGAGCTCCGGGGCGGTGGAGCATGAGCTCATGCGCCGGGCCTGCGGCCGGCGAGCCGGAGCGGGTCGTCGTGGTCGTGGTCCTCTACAACAGCGCCGAGCACCTGGCGGACTTCCTGTCGTCCCTGCCTGCGGGTCTGGCCGGGGTCGACCACGAGCTCGTCGCCGTCGACAACGACTCCTCGGACGGCAGCCCTGACCTCGTGGAGGAGCTCGCCCCCGACGCCACCGTGATCCGGACCGGACGCAACGGTGGCTACGCCGCGGGGATCAACGCGGGAGTTGCGGCCGCCGGCCCGCACACGGCGGTGCTGCTGCTCAACTCGGACGTCCGCCTGCGCCCGGGGTGCGTGCCGGAGCTGCTTCGTCGGATGCGGGCGACGCACGCGGGTATCGTGGTCCCGCGCCTGACGGATGCCTCGGGCCGCCTGATCGACTCGATGCGACGCGAGCCGAGCGTGGCGCACTCGTTCTGGGACGCGGTGCTCAGCGCCAAGGTCGCGGGCCGTGTCCTGGAGCTGGGTGAGACGGTCACCAACCCCGCCGCGTACGGCGTCGAGCAGTGGGTGGACTGGGCAGAGGGGTCGACACAGCTCGTCAGCCGCGAGTGCTGGGATGTCTGCGGACCCTGGGACGAGTCCTTCTTCCTCTACTGCGAGGAGACCGACTTCGACCTGCGGGCTCGTGACGCCGGTCTCGGCACCCTCTACGTCCCGACTGCTGAGGTCGTGCACCTCGAGGGCGGGTCCTCGGTCTCCGTGGACTGGCTGTGGCGTCTGCAGCAGGTGAACCGGGTCCGGCTCTTCCGCCGACGCAACGGGAGGGCCGCCACGCTCGCCTTCTGGCTCGTGACGCTGCTCCGGGAGGCCAGCCGAGCCGCACTCGGCCGGAGCAAGAACCGTGCCGCGGCCAGAGGGCTGCTGGAACCACGGCTGCTGACGAGGAGCGAGGGAGCTCGATGACCACCGACCGCGATCCCGACGGGGGCATCTCCATCGCCTGCGTCTTCAACGACCCCGCGGTGCGCCGCGAGTGCCTGGACCGGTCGGTGGAGGCCTACGCCGGCCCGCTCGACGTCGACTACATCCCGGTCGACAACACCGAGCACGCGTTCTCCAGCGCCGGAGCGGCGCTCAACCACGCGGCGCGTCAGGCCCGGCACAGCGTGGTCGTCTTCGTCCACCAGGACGTCTACCTGCACTCCGTCGAACGGCTCGCGGAGGCGGCTCGAGCCTTCGACGGCGGGGACTGGGGCGTCCTCGGCGCGAACGGCGTGACGTCGGACGGCCGGAGCGTCGGCCTGATGCGCGACCGGACCCAGCTCATCGGGATGTCCGCGCCCCGGCCGGTGCCGGTGCAGACGCTCGACGAGGTCCTGTTCATGATCCCCCGCGACCTCGTGCTCGAGCACCCTCTGACCGAGGCCCCTGACCTGGCGTGGCACGCGTACGGCGTCGAGTATAGCCTGCGGATGGCGAGCCTGGGCCGGCGGGCGGGAGCCGTCGACCTGGCGATCACGCACAACAGCCTGACGGTCAACATGGCCCGGCTCGACGAGGCGCACCACGCCGTCGGTCGTCTGCACCCCGCCCAGCTGCCCATCCAGACGACCTGCGGGGTCATCGGCGGGCACGAGTCCCGGCTCCGCGCCCGGCCTCTCGTGCGACGGCACGGCTGGCGGTTGCGCTGGTTGCGCCACTCCTGGCTCGCGCTGCGCGCACGTCGCCGTCTGGGCGTCCCGGTGGTGCTCAGCGACATGAGGGAGGAGGTCGACCTGCTCCCGTTGCACGCCGACGTGCCGCTCCGGCTCGTCAACATCGACCACGGTGGAGCCTTCGCCGACCACAACGTCACACCCCTCCTCTTCTCTCGGCACGGTCGGCCGGTCCTGATGAGTGCTCTACCGACAGCCGACGCCGTGCCGGGGCTGATCGCGGCCCTGGCTGCCGACGAGATCCTTCTGGTCGGGGGACTGACGCTCGACGACCTGACGTCGCTGAGCACGGTCGTGCCCGGCGGCAGGTCCTGCCTGCTCGGTCTGCACTCCGAGGAGATCTGGCTCCTCTGCGGTGTTCCGCTGGACCGGCTCCCCGAGTCGTGGTCGAGGCCAGCCGCCGTACCCCTGGGCGCCAGGGGCTGATCAGGACTCCGGGGCGCTCTGCGACCCGCTCAGTCGCAGGAGATCAGCGGCGTCTCAGCCGTCGGGCGGTCGACCTGGCTCGCGCCAGGCCCGGCCGGACGTGGTCCGGCAGCAGATCCTTCGCGGACACGGTGGTGCCGGACCTGACGAGCTCCGCGGTCAGCCGCAGCCGTGTGGATGTCGGGAAGGCCGAGAGGTTGGACCGGACCACCTCTCCAGGTCCCCGGCTCCAGGCCGTCCGTTCCATGACCGCCAGCAGGAGCAGGTCCACCTCCTCCTCCCGGCGGTCCGTCCGCCCGACCCGAGGTGGTGAGGCCGCACTCTCCGCACGCTCGACCAGAAGGTCGAGCGCCGCTCTCCAGCCGGGTCCGGTGTGGGACGACAGGATGCTCGCCTCGACGGCGGCTCCCGAGCTGTCGCGCAGGGCCGCGCTCTCCAGGAGGGCCTCCAGCGTCGACGTCAGGTCCTCCGGGGTGGTCGGCCGGTGCATGTGGTCCTCGACGACCGGGGTGTCGGCACCGAAGACGTCGCACCCGTCCGGGTGCCCCGCGTAGGTGACCACCGGAGTCCCGAGGCTGCCCACCTCGAGCAACGAGGTCAAGGAGCTGAAGGGGAACGAGTCGAGGTAGACATCGGCCGCTTGCTGGACCAGGCCCGGGTCGTCCAGGAGCCCGAGGGCACGCACCCGGCCGCCGGTGGACGCCTGGGCCGTGGCCCACTCGCCCTCGGGCTCGGGCCCGGCGGCCAGCAGCACGGCGTCCGCACGGGAGGCGATCGCCGGCAGGACGAGGTCGAGCAGGCTCGGGCCGGACACGGGTCGGTACTTGGACGGGTCGGCGGCGGTCACGACGACGACCTGCTGCGGGTCGAGGCCCAGGCGCTCCTTCGCCGCGGCACGACTCATCGTCCGACCACGTGGGTTCAACGGCCGAGCCAGGATGGCGGACCGTTCCGGGTCGATGCCGCGTCGACGGACGGCGAGCTCGGATCCACTCCTGCGCATGTTGAGGAGGAGGGAGGTGATCTGCGTCCCGAGCCAGAAGACGTGGTCGGCATGGTTGACGTACACGATCGGAGGCAGGTCCGGAACGCCCGCGAACGCCAGGCCCGGTACCACGTCGTAGGGATGGGCGTGCACGAGGACGAGATCGCTCCCTCGCGCCAGCGCGCGCACCTCTCCCGCTCTCCTGAGCAGTCCCCGGACCTCGTCGGCCCGGCTCAGGGTGAGCTGCGACTCCGCGCGGGCGAGCAGCTTGGGGGGAAGCGGGACCGGTCCCTGACGGGTCAGGCACACGTGGTGCTCACGGCTGAGGTCCTGGTCGGCCCAGGAGGCGACGAACTGGGTCGACCCCCCGGTCTGGTAGGCCTGGGTGACGATGTGCAGCACCCGGCCCGCCGTGGTTGTGGGCCGTCGGCCGTCCGGTTCCGGTACCGCTGCGGCGAGTGGCAGGAGCATGCTCTCGAGATCGGCGTCCGCGAACTGCCCCCCGGGGTTGAGCCAGGCGTAGTCGGCCGCGGTCTGCACCCAGGCGGCGGCCCGGTCCGGCCGTCCGGCCCGGACGTCGTGGTCGGCGCGGTCCCGCAGGCGGCTGAACTCGGTGAAGTTCCTGCTCAGACGCGCTCGGGCCTCGGCACGGACGGGGTCCTCCTGATCAAGGCCGTTCGTACGGTCGAGCGGGATCGGTGCGCTCACGAGCCGCCTCTGGCCAGGCCGGTCAGCGACGCGCGATGGCGCCACAGCAGCGGCAGCGCACCGACGGCGGCGACCCCGCCGCAGACCAGGCACGCGGACAAGGCACCCGGGACTGACGCGGCGACCAGACCGGTGCCGAAGAAGACGACCACGCCGACGGTCAGCGGGACCGCCACCGGGCGGAGGACGTCGCCCACAGCGAGCCCGTGCAGGCGCAGCAGGGCGACGTAGAGCGGCAGGATCACTGCCATCACGACCAGCTGGGCGGTCGCGACGCCACGCAGCCCGTCCCGGCTGCCGACCAGCAGCGCGGGGACCAGCACGACGAGCCAGACTGCCTGGACCGCCAGCAGAGAGCGGGAGCGTCCGTTGATCACCAGGTAGTCGTACGCCAGCTCGCCGAAGATGCGAGCCGCGGCTCCGAGCCCGAGCAGCTGCAGGGCCTGGGCGGCGGGCTGCCAGGCCGAGCCGTAGACCAGACGCACGATCGGGTCTGCCGCTCCCGCGAGCAGCGCGCAGATTGGGATGCTGGCGGAGGCGAGCAGGCCGAGCAGCCGACGGAACTCGACGCGCGTCGCGGGGACGTCACCACGGAGCCGGGCGAACAGAGCCGGGCCGACGCTGCGCAGCGGCAGGGAGAAGATGAAGACCGGCCAGCTCGACAGGTTGAAGGCCAGGACGTAGAAGCCGAGAGCGGTCGCGCCGAGCCTGCTGCCCGCCACGAGCTGGTCGACGTACCCGACTGCGAAGACCAGGATGCTCGTGCCGGCCAGGGGCAGTCCGAACGAGAGCAGGGCCGGCAGGGCGTCGCGACGCAGACCGAGGCGGAAGCCCTGAGGGCACAGCCGGCCGAAGGCGATCGCGCTCGCCCCGGCTCCGACCACGCGGCCGACCGCGAGGCTCATCGCGCCGAGCCCGACCAGCGCGAGGCCGAGCGAGCAGGCGGCGCCGAGCCAGATGCCGATCTGGTCGACCACCACGCGCTCGCGCTGGCGGAACTCGCGTTGCATCAGCGCTGCCGGGGTGGCCACCAGGCCGCTCAGCAGCACGGAGAGCGCCATCAGCCGAACGACCGGTGTGGCACTCGGCGAGCCCATCACCGCGCAGAACCAGGGGGCGAGCAGCACCATGGAGCCGGTCAGCAGGGCGCTCATGGCGACGGAGAGCGTGGCGACCGTGGGAGCGATGCGGTCGGGGTCCTCCGCCCACCGCACGATCGCCAGACTGACCCCGAGCTCGTTGAAGCTCAGGATCGCCGTCAGGGCGACCGTCGCCACGGCGAACGTGCCGAACTCGGCAGGGCCGAGCAACCGCGCCAGGACGATGCCCACGGCCATCGTCCCGAGCTTGGAGACGACCGTGTTGAGAAAGCTCCAGCGCAGCGCACGCGAGGCGACCGAGCTGAGGCCGCCCGAGGACGGCGCCGGCGCTGTCGTGGTCACTGGACGGGGGCGGGCCGCACGGCTGTGCGCAGCGCGTCGACCACGCGCTCCTGCTGCTCGGACGAGATGTGCGGGTACAGCGGCAGCGAGAGGATCTCGGTCGCGGCCCGCTCCGACACGGGGAAGGAACCGACGCCCAGACCGAGGGACGCGTACGCGCGGGTCAGGTGCACCGGGACGGGGTAGTGGATGCCCGCACCGATGCCGGCCTCGTTGAGGCTGCGCAGGACCGCGTCGCGGTCCTGCACGCGCACGACGTAGAGGTGCCAGGCGTCGACGTTGCCCTCGGCGGACCGCGGGGCGCGCACGCCGTCGACGTCGGCCAGCAGCTCCGAGTACCGCGCCGCGGCGACCCGTCGGGCCTCGTTCCACCCGGCCAGGCGCTTGAGTTTGGCGTTGAGCACGACGGCCTGCACGGTGTCGAGGCGCGAGTTCATGCCCACGACCTCGTGGTCGTACTTGCGCGCCGACCCGTGGCTGGCGACGATCCGCACGCGGGCGGCGAGATCGGCGTCCTGCGTCGTGACCGCACCGGCGTCGCCCGCGGCGCCGAGGTTCTTGCCCGGGTAGAAGCTGGTGCCGGCTGCAGCACCCAGGCTGCCGGCGTACCGGCCGAAGCGGGTCGCTCCCTGGGACTGCGCGGCGTCCTCGACGACCGGGATGTCGCCGGCGACCGCGAGCACCCGCTCGACCGGGGCGACCTGGCCGAAGAGGTGGACCGGCACGATGGCCTGGGTCCGCGGCGTGACGGCGGCGGCGATCAGGTCTGGGTCGATCAGCAGGTGCTTGTCGTCGACGTCGACCAGGACCGGGACGGCGCCGATCCGGGAGACGGCCTCGGCCGTCGCGATGAAGGTGTTCGCGGGGATGATCACCTCGCCCCCGGCGGTGACGCCGACGCCGCGCAGAGCGAGCTCCAGCGCGTCGGTGCCGTTGGCGACGCCCACGCAGTGCGCGACGTTCGTCGCCTCGGCGTAGGCGAGCTCGAACTCGGCGACGGGCTTGCCCCCGATGAAGGCGGTGGTCGCGAACACCTCGGTCAGGCCGGCCATCACCTCGTCCGAGATCTCCGCCTGCTGTGCGGCGAGGTCGACCAGCGGAATGGCGTTCACGAGCTGCTCCCGATCGAGGTGGTGGTGTCTGGGGTCGTGGTGTCAGGGGTCGTTCTCTGGCGGGGTCGGGCCGGGACGCCGGTCCAGGTCTGGTCGGCCGGGAGGTCGGACAGGAGCACCGCGCCCATGCCGAGCACGGAGCGGGCCCCGACCGTGGTGTGCTCCCGGACGCTGCTGCTCATCCCGAGGTACGCGTACGGCTCCACGACCACGTGCCCACCGAGGCTGACGCCGGCGCAGAGCGTGGCGAAGTCGCCGACCTTGTCGTCGTGGGTGAGGGTGACGTTCGGCATCACCACGACATGCCTCCCGACCCCCACGTCCGTCGTCAGGACGGTACCGGCGAGGAGCACGCTCCCGCAGCCGATCCGGCAGGTCCGCGGCACCGACGCCCGCGGGTGCACGAACGTCGCGAACCGGTCGCCGTCGATGCCCAGCGCGGCGAGCCGGTCGACGATCGCGGCGCGGCTCGCACCGCGGCCCGCGCAGACCAGGAACCTCGCGTCCGGGTGCTCAGCGGCGGCCTCGACCGTGCCCAGCACGGGTGCGCCACCGACGGTGGTGCCGGCCAGGTTCGGGGCGTCGTCGAGCAGCCCGCGGACCTCGAAGCCGGAGGGCGCCTCCGCGAGGGCGGCGAGCACCTCGCGGGCGAGCCCGCTCGCCGCCACGAGGATCAGCGGCACGCTCACGCCGACCGGCCGGCCTCGGTCAGCACGTCGACCACCCGCGCCTGCTGGGTCTCGTCCATCTGGTGGAAGAGCGGCAGGATCAGCGTGGTGTCGGTCAGGTGCTCGGTCACCGGCAGCGAGCCGGGCGCGGCCACGCCGACGTACGGCGGCTGCCGGTGCGTCGACATGATCCCTCGCCGCGCGGAGATGTCGGCGTGCGCCAGCGCCTCGAGCAGCCCGTCGCGGCCGAGCGGGTAGGCCTCGCCGACCTCGACCCAGAAGGACTGGAAGTTGCTCTCGCCCCAGGCCGGGTCGGTGACTGTGCGCAGGCCGGGGACCTCGCCGAGGAACTTCTGGTACGACGCCGCGAGCTCGCGGCGACGGGCCACGACCTCGGGCAGCCGGCCCAGCTGGACCAGCCCGACCGCAGCCTGGAGGTCGGTCATCCGGAAGTTGTAGCCCACCTCGTCGTACGTCTCGGGCGGGGCGAGGACCGACGCGTGCCGGTCGGCCGCGGACACGCTCATCGCGTGCTCGCGGAGCTTGCGGACCCGGTCGGCCCAGTCTTGGCGGGACGTCGTGACCATCCCGCCCTCACCGGTGGTGAGGATCTTGCGCGGGTGGAAGGACCACGCCGAGATCTCCGCGCCCGCGCCGACCGGCCGGCCACGGTAGGTGGAGCCGGCACCGCACGCGGCGTCCTCGACCACCGCGACGCCGCGGGGGTCGCAGACGGCACGGATGGCGTCGAGGTCGACCGGGACACCACCCTGGTCCACGACGACGACCGCCCGGGTGCGCTCGGTGAGTGCAGCCTCGACCGCCGCCGGCGTGAGGTTGCCCGTCGTCACGTCGACGTCGGCGAAGACCGGGGTCGCCCCGACGTAGCGCACAGCGTTGCTGGTCGCGATGAACGAGAACGACGGGACGACGACCTCGTCGCCCGGACCGACCCCGACCACGACCATGGCGAGGTGCAGGCCGGTGGTGCACGAGGACACGGCGACCGCGTGCTCGGCCTGCATCGCGGTGGCGAAGGCCGCTTCGAAGGACGCGACGCGCGGGCCCTGGGCCACCCAGCCGGAGCGGAGGACCTCGGCGACCGCCTCGACCTCCTCCTCGCCCAGGTAGGGGAGCATCACGTTGACGCGGCTCATGCCATCGCTCCCGCCGGCTCGGTCTTCTGGT contains these protein-coding regions:
- a CDS encoding glycosyltransferase — its product is MTTDRDPDGGISIACVFNDPAVRRECLDRSVEAYAGPLDVDYIPVDNTEHAFSSAGAALNHAARQARHSVVVFVHQDVYLHSVERLAEAARAFDGGDWGVLGANGVTSDGRSVGLMRDRTQLIGMSAPRPVPVQTLDEVLFMIPRDLVLEHPLTEAPDLAWHAYGVEYSLRMASLGRRAGAVDLAITHNSLTVNMARLDEAHHAVGRLHPAQLPIQTTCGVIGGHESRLRARPLVRRHGWRLRWLRHSWLALRARRRLGVPVVLSDMREEVDLLPLHADVPLRLVNIDHGGAFADHNVTPLLFSRHGRPVLMSALPTADAVPGLIAALAADEILLVGGLTLDDLTSLSTVVPGGRSCLLGLHSEEIWLLCGVPLDRLPESWSRPAAVPLGARG
- a CDS encoding NeuD/PglB/VioB family sugar acetyltransferase; translated protein: MSVPLILVAASGLAREVLAALAEAPSGFEVRGLLDDAPNLAGTTVGGAPVLGTVEAAAEHPDARFLVCAGRGASRAAIVDRLAALGIDGDRFATFVHPRASVPRTCRIGCGSVLLAGTVLTTDVGVGRHVVVMPNVTLTHDDKVGDFATLCAGVSLGGHVVVEPYAYLGMSSSVREHTTVGARSVLGMGAVLLSDLPADQTWTGVPARPRQRTTPDTTTPDTTTSIGSSS
- a CDS encoding DegT/DnrJ/EryC1/StrS family aminotransferase gives rise to the protein MNAIPLVDLAAQQAEISDEVMAGLTEVFATTAFIGGKPVAEFELAYAEATNVAHCVGVANGTDALELALRGVGVTAGGEVIIPANTFIATAEAVSRIGAVPVLVDVDDKHLLIDPDLIAAAVTPRTQAIVPVHLFGQVAPVERVLAVAGDIPVVEDAAQSQGATRFGRYAGSLGAAAGTSFYPGKNLGAAGDAGAVTTQDADLAARVRIVASHGSARKYDHEVVGMNSRLDTVQAVVLNAKLKRLAGWNEARRVAAARYSELLADVDGVRAPRSAEGNVDAWHLYVVRVQDRDAVLRSLNEAGIGAGIHYPVPVHLTRAYASLGLGVGSFPVSERAATEILSLPLYPHISSEQQERVVDALRTAVRPAPVQ
- a CDS encoding O-antigen ligase family protein, with protein sequence MSQTLGRERSPLALRSRPWFFARWDGVTVLTVYLVLLLGVPSVMVLAPLGSAGSPSTVVAVGLFLLWAWFQLHRSWRRPGADPHVRRATLLWLLVMVAVYAHAMAGPLSPDEVSPADFGMLKLIGFCGVLLVTTDGIHDRARLRVFTSRLVVAIGLVAVLGLVQFLTREMLIDRLHIPGLASIPPTELTMRNGLPRPNGTSTHPIEYGVVLSIGLPLAVVHALWAPNRRWVYRGLLAVIALDVFLSSSRSALVCTVLSLLVLAASWPAALRLKAIVVAAFASVAVYVAVPGSLGATTRLFTGAGNDSSIASRTGSYDLAGAFFSHSPWLGRGFGTFLPKYWIFDNAYLGLLVEGGLLGLVGLVALTLVACRAALTAARALPGELDRQLAYAVLASIVSGAAGLAFFDSFGFPQSAGCFFLVLGLAGALRRLAATSPAAELRGGGA
- a CDS encoding YveK family protein, which encodes MRFQDILLAVWRRWYLAVATIVLAVAGTLLTVSLVGPTYEAQGAVLLIPPGTTLDQRPGAAAASGNPYLELGSLSQARDIVIRAVSAKSTYLEICQSVGDARYESMRRDLCRPHPSISFEVTEDFESTAPVILVTAEAGSAENAVTTLTTVMGRVPTSLSELQGGLNLRARAAITSTPIVTDTLPDVQHKDQIRAGVLVGGGVLALGALVIGLVDGLFPRRRRPAPDDLDPDDAVEADASTPEADEVTDAPSSAEPSTPVTRRPGQRPSGPARPAKPTKRPPPVPDWGTPTDQELAGVGGDSATPRWE
- a CDS encoding DegT/DnrJ/EryC1/StrS family aminotransferase; its protein translation is MSRVNVMLPYLGEEEVEAVAEVLRSGWVAQGPRVASFEAAFATAMQAEHAVAVSSCTTGLHLAMVVVGVGPGDEVVVPSFSFIATSNAVRYVGATPVFADVDVTTGNLTPAAVEAALTERTRAVVVVDQGGVPVDLDAIRAVCDPRGVAVVEDAACGAGSTYRGRPVGAGAEISAWSFHPRKILTTGEGGMVTTSRQDWADRVRKLREHAMSVSAADRHASVLAPPETYDEVGYNFRMTDLQAAVGLVQLGRLPEVVARRRELAASYQKFLGEVPGLRTVTDPAWGESNFQSFWVEVGEAYPLGRDGLLEALAHADISARRGIMSTHRQPPYVGVAAPGSLPVTEHLTDTTLILPLFHQMDETQQARVVDVLTEAGRSA
- a CDS encoding oligosaccharide flippase family protein, producing MTTTAPAPSSGGLSSVASRALRWSFLNTVVSKLGTMAVGIVLARLLGPAEFGTFAVATVALTAILSFNELGVSLAIVRWAEDPDRIAPTVATLSVAMSALLTGSMVLLAPWFCAVMGSPSATPVVRLMALSVLLSGLVATPAALMQREFRQRERVVVDQIGIWLGAACSLGLALVGLGAMSLAVGRVVGAGASAIAFGRLCPQGFRLGLRRDALPALLSFGLPLAGTSILVFAVGYVDQLVAGSRLGATALGFYVLAFNLSSWPVFIFSLPLRSVGPALFARLRGDVPATRVEFRRLLGLLASASIPICALLAGAADPIVRLVYGSAWQPAAQALQLLGLGAAARIFGELAYDYLVINGRSRSLLAVQAVWLVVLVPALLVGSRDGLRGVATAQLVVMAVILPLYVALLRLHGLAVGDVLRPVAVPLTVGVVVFFGTGLVAASVPGALSACLVCGGVAAVGALPLLWRHRASLTGLARGGS
- a CDS encoding glycosyltransferase family protein, coding for MSAPIPLDRTNGLDQEDPVRAEARARLSRNFTEFSRLRDRADHDVRAGRPDRAAAWVQTAADYAWLNPGGQFADADLESMLLPLAAAVPEPDGRRPTTTAGRVLHIVTQAYQTGGSTQFVASWADQDLSREHHVCLTRQGPVPLPPKLLARAESQLTLSRADEVRGLLRRAGEVRALARGSDLVLVHAHPYDVVPGLAFAGVPDLPPIVYVNHADHVFWLGTQITSLLLNMRRSGSELAVRRRGIDPERSAILARPLNPRGRTMSRAAAKERLGLDPQQVVVVTAADPSKYRPVSGPSLLDLVLPAIASRADAVLLAAGPEPEGEWATAQASTGGRVRALGLLDDPGLVQQAADVYLDSFPFSSLTSLLEVGSLGTPVVTYAGHPDGCDVFGADTPVVEDHMHRPTTPEDLTSTLEALLESAALRDSSGAAVEASILSSHTGPGWRAALDLLVERAESAASPPRVGRTDRREEEVDLLLLAVMERTAWSRGPGEVVRSNLSAFPTSTRLRLTAELVRSGTTVSAKDLLPDHVRPGLARARSTARRLRRR
- a CDS encoding glycosyltransferase family 2 protein — protein: MSSCAGPAAGEPERVVVVVVLYNSAEHLADFLSSLPAGLAGVDHELVAVDNDSSDGSPDLVEELAPDATVIRTGRNGGYAAGINAGVAAAGPHTAVLLLNSDVRLRPGCVPELLRRMRATHAGIVVPRLTDASGRLIDSMRREPSVAHSFWDAVLSAKVAGRVLELGETVTNPAAYGVEQWVDWAEGSTQLVSRECWDVCGPWDESFFLYCEETDFDLRARDAGLGTLYVPTAEVVHLEGGSSVSVDWLWRLQQVNRVRLFRRRNGRAATLAFWLVTLLREASRAALGRSKNRAAARGLLEPRLLTRSEGAR